Proteins from a genomic interval of Leishmania infantum JPCM5 genome chromosome 11:
- a CDS encoding putative lanosterol 14-alpha-demethylase: MIGELLLLLAAGLALYGWYFCKSFNTTRPTDPPVVHGTTPFVGHIIQFGKDPLGFMLKAKKKYGGIFTMNICGNRITVVGDVHQHSKFFTPRNEILSPREVYSFMVPVFGEGVAYAAPYPRMREQLNFLAEELTVAKFQNFAPSIQHEVRKFMKANWNKDEGEINILDDCSAMIINTACQCLFGEDLRKRLDARQFAQLLAKMESCLIPAAVFLPWILKLPLPQSYRCRDARAELQDILSEIIIAREKEEAQKDTNTSDLLAGLLGAVYRDGTRMSQHEVCGMIVAAMFAGQHTSTITTTWSLLHLMDPRNKRHLAKLHQEIDEFPAQLNYDNVMEEMPFAEQCARESIRRDPPLVMLMRKVLKPVQVGKYVVPEGDIIACSPLLSHQDEEAFPNPREWNPERNMKLVDGAFCGFGAGVHKCIGEKFGLLQVKTVLATVLRDYDFELLGPLPEPNYHTMVVGPTASQCRVKYIKKKKAAA; encoded by the coding sequence ATGATCGGCGAGCTACTCCTTCTCCTGGCCGCCGGCCTGGCACTGTACGGCTGGTACTTCTGCAAGTCCTTCAACACGACCCGCCCCACCGATCCGCCGGTCGTTCACGGAACGACGCCTTTTGTGGGTCACATCATCCAGTTCGGCAAGGATCCGCTGGGCTTCATGctgaaggcgaagaagaagtACGGCGGCATATTCACCATGAACATCTGCGGCAACCGCATCACCGTCGTTGGCGACGTTCACCAGCACAGCAAGTTCTTCACCCCGCGTAACGAGATTCTCTCCCCGCGTGAGGTCTACAGCTTCATGGTGCCTGTCTTTGGCGAGGGCGTCGCCTACGCCGCGCCGTACCCGCGCatgcgcgagcagctcaaCTTCCTGGCCGAGGAGCTGACTGTGGCCAAGTTCCAGAACTTCGCACCGTCGATCCAGCACGAGGTGCGCAAGTTTATGAAGGCGAACTGGAACAAGGACGAAGGCGAGATCAACATCCTCGACGACTGCAGCGCCATGATCATCAACACCGCTTGCCAGTGCCTCTTCGGCGAAGACCTGCGCAAGCGCCTGGACGCGCGCCAGTTCGCACAGCTGCTGGCCAAGATGGAGAGCTGCCTCATCCCCGCCGCTGTCTTCCTGCCGTGGATCCtgaagctgccgctgccgcagtcctaccgctgccgcgacgccCGCGCTGAGCTGCAGGATATCCTCAGCGAGATCATCATTGCTcgcgagaaggaggaggctcAGAAGGACACCAACACGTCGGACCTGCTCGCCGGTCTGCTCGGCGCCGTGTACCGCGATGGCACCCGCATGTCTCAGCACGAGGTGTGCGGAATGATCGTTGCCGCCATGTTTGCTGGCCAGCACACCTCCActatcaccaccacctgGTCCCTGCTGCATCTGATGGATCCACGCAACAAGAGGCACCTCGCGAAGCTGCACCAGGAGATTGACGAGTTCCCCGCGCAGTTGAACTACGACAACGTCATGGAGGAGATGCCGTTCGCGGagcagtgcgcgcgcgagtcGATCCGCCGCGACCCGCCGCTCGTAATGCTCATGCGCAAGGTATTGAAGCCAGTCCAGGTGGGCAAGTACGTCGTGCCGGAGGGTGACATCATCGCCTGCTCGCCGCTCCTCTCGCACCAGGATGAGGAAGCGTTCCCAAATCCGCGTGAGTGGAACCCGGAGCGCAACATGAAGCtcgtcgacggcgccttCTGCGGCTTCGGTGCTGGCGTGCACAAGTGCATCGGCGAGAAGTTTGGCCTACTTCAGGTCAAGACGGTGCTGGCAACGGTCTTGCGCGACTACGACTTTGAGCTCCTCGGCCCACTGCCGGAGCCGAACTACCACACCATGGTGGTGGGCCCGACGGCCAGCCAGTGCCGCGTAAAGTACATcaagaagaagaaggcggcTGCTTAG